A single region of the Halorubrum depositum genome encodes:
- the fer gene encoding ferredoxin Fer, whose translation MVSPFEVLRIDEDADEAAVERAYRDRVKEAHPDQGGTLEEFQLVRRAYRELDERSRNGNGSDGAVAAADVDLTDDEGEAAEVEPARVEFLDYDALADYGWSLDDDALFRKASHADLGAAEHGRLLVRPDESLLEAAENRGFGWPFSCRGGACANCAVYLVEGELSQPANHIMPDELAEEGFRLSCNGYPLSDELKVVFNVKHLAELDDLILPPGPFTRR comes from the coding sequence ATGGTCTCGCCGTTCGAGGTGTTGCGGATCGACGAAGACGCCGACGAGGCCGCCGTCGAGCGCGCCTACCGCGATCGGGTGAAGGAGGCGCATCCGGACCAGGGGGGGACGCTCGAGGAGTTCCAGCTCGTCAGGCGCGCCTACCGCGAGCTCGACGAGCGGAGCCGAAACGGGAACGGGAGCGACGGCGCGGTTGCCGCCGCCGACGTCGACCTGACGGACGACGAGGGCGAGGCCGCCGAGGTGGAGCCGGCGCGCGTCGAGTTCCTCGATTACGACGCGCTCGCCGACTACGGCTGGTCGCTCGACGACGACGCCCTCTTCCGGAAGGCGTCGCACGCCGACCTCGGCGCGGCCGAGCACGGTCGCCTGCTCGTCCGGCCGGACGAGAGCCTGCTCGAAGCGGCCGAAAATCGCGGATTCGGCTGGCCGTTCTCCTGTCGCGGCGGCGCCTGCGCGAACTGCGCGGTGTACCTCGTCGAGGGCGAGCTCTCGCAGCCGGCCAACCACATCATGCCCGACGAGCTCGCCGAGGAGGGGTTCCGCCTCTCGTGTAACGGCTACCCGCTGAGCGACGAGCTGAAGGTCGTGTTCAACGTGAAACACCTCGCCGAGCTCGACGACCTCATCCTGCCGCCGGGACCGTTTACGCGGCGGTGA
- a CDS encoding DoxX family protein: MSSSEVTLRSTVGGISVEGQLHTLSVWFILALRLMIGLAFFQSGLDKVLSGEFSASGYLLNAPAGNGSPAAGLFAAMGETAWFVEFVNVAVPWGELLIGLGVIVGLLTRLAAFWGAFMMLLFYLGNWDISHGYINGDFAYMLVFLSVAAFGAGRVLGLDSYVEQYEVGGQPLVERYPWTRYLLG, translated from the coding sequence ATGAGTTCGAGTGAGGTGACACTTCGGAGCACGGTCGGCGGGATCTCGGTGGAGGGACAGCTCCACACGCTCAGCGTCTGGTTCATCCTCGCGTTGCGTCTGATGATCGGCTTGGCGTTCTTCCAGAGCGGCCTCGATAAGGTCCTGAGCGGGGAGTTCAGCGCGTCCGGCTACCTCCTGAACGCCCCGGCCGGGAACGGGAGTCCGGCCGCCGGGCTGTTCGCCGCGATGGGCGAGACCGCGTGGTTCGTCGAGTTCGTGAACGTCGCGGTGCCGTGGGGAGAGCTCCTCATCGGGCTCGGCGTGATCGTCGGCCTGCTCACGCGGCTCGCCGCGTTCTGGGGCGCGTTCATGATGCTCCTCTTCTATCTCGGGAACTGGGACATCTCGCACGGCTACATCAACGGCGACTTCGCGTACATGCTCGTGTTCCTCTCGGTCGCCGCCTTCGGTGCCGGGCGCGTCCTCGGCCTCGACTCGTACGTCGAACAGTACGAGGTCGGCGGGCAGCCGCTCGTCGAGCGGTACCCCTGGACGCGCTACCTCCTCGGCTGA
- a CDS encoding DHH family phosphoesterase, translating into MGSCIICGVDVDGGGRICDPHQEDVVFDFRGNSPDQLVSDRFYRGVVDGYAEFGVFVDLSPGVTGLLHRSELDRRLDSLDWEPGDEVFVQVKGVRDNGNIDLAWSIRQADREFRGVLVQDGDTEYLPDEDAEDEETDDGDAADETESDEAAEEEAADEGEVAEDEESEATAETVEDDESEADETEAVDAAKGFEADEPEPDAVDAESETDDDAGTDEPDELDDDRERVEIGGLSEAVGDAVRIDGEVVGVRQTGGPTVFEVRDETGVVDVAAFVEPGVRAYPNVEVGDAVRIDGEVESHRGDVQVESEALVLLESEEAEAVRRRLAEALTDEARPEGLQPLAGDETVAQLADGLLDAAEAVRRAVLESRPIVVRHPATADGYVAGAAVERAVLPLIRDEHAKSDAEYHYFTRRPLDDPVYGMDAATNDATRMLQDRDRHDEKLPLFLLVGTGSTVESADGIDLLSVYGVDAVVVDAEVADPETREAVDTLVSPEIESIEGDLSTGALVASLASAINDEVRADLRHLPAVSYWAETPDRYVDLARDAGYDVERVAELREAVALEAYYQSYQDKRELVADLLFEDGGNLAAHVSEQFREKLETEVETATANVVTEAVDGVEFDVLDTDGYTHRYDFPPTPLLLDDLHRRRANGEAHATVGIGTDELYVRTSEAVSVRDVAERAAELAPGADVTTAGLREGKIEFLSGERDAVEDAVVAAVAEEF; encoded by the coding sequence ATGGGATCCTGTATCATCTGTGGCGTCGACGTCGACGGCGGCGGGCGCATCTGCGACCCGCACCAGGAGGACGTTGTGTTCGACTTCCGCGGGAACTCCCCCGACCAGCTCGTGTCCGACCGGTTCTACCGCGGCGTCGTCGACGGCTACGCCGAGTTCGGCGTGTTCGTCGACCTCTCCCCGGGCGTGACCGGGCTGCTCCACCGGTCCGAGCTCGACCGCCGGCTCGACAGCCTCGACTGGGAGCCGGGCGACGAGGTGTTCGTCCAGGTGAAGGGCGTCCGCGACAACGGGAACATCGACCTCGCGTGGTCGATCCGACAGGCCGACCGCGAGTTCCGCGGCGTGCTCGTCCAGGACGGCGACACCGAGTACCTGCCGGACGAGGACGCGGAAGACGAGGAGACGGACGACGGGGACGCGGCCGACGAGACGGAGTCCGACGAGGCGGCCGAGGAGGAAGCGGCCGACGAGGGCGAAGTAGCCGAGGACGAGGAGAGTGAGGCGACTGCCGAGACGGTCGAGGACGACGAAAGCGAAGCGGACGAGACGGAAGCGGTCGACGCGGCGAAGGGATTCGAGGCCGACGAGCCCGAGCCCGACGCGGTCGACGCGGAGTCCGAGACCGACGATGACGCCGGAACCGACGAGCCGGACGAGCTCGACGACGACCGCGAGCGCGTCGAGATCGGCGGACTCTCCGAGGCCGTCGGTGACGCGGTCCGGATCGACGGCGAGGTCGTCGGCGTCCGGCAGACGGGCGGCCCCACCGTCTTCGAGGTGCGCGACGAGACCGGCGTCGTCGACGTGGCGGCGTTCGTCGAGCCGGGCGTCCGCGCGTACCCGAACGTCGAGGTCGGCGACGCGGTCCGGATCGACGGCGAGGTCGAGAGCCATCGGGGCGACGTGCAGGTCGAGTCCGAGGCGCTCGTCCTCCTCGAGAGCGAGGAGGCCGAGGCGGTCCGCCGCCGGCTCGCGGAGGCGCTCACGGACGAGGCGCGCCCCGAGGGGCTCCAGCCGCTCGCGGGCGACGAGACGGTCGCGCAGCTCGCCGACGGGCTGCTCGATGCCGCGGAGGCGGTCCGCCGCGCGGTCCTCGAATCGCGCCCGATCGTCGTGCGCCACCCCGCCACCGCCGACGGCTACGTCGCCGGCGCGGCGGTCGAGCGCGCCGTGCTCCCGCTGATCCGCGACGAGCACGCCAAGAGCGACGCCGAGTACCACTACTTCACCCGCCGCCCGCTCGACGACCCGGTGTACGGGATGGACGCGGCGACGAACGACGCGACCCGCATGCTGCAGGACCGCGACCGCCACGACGAGAAGCTCCCGCTGTTCCTCCTCGTCGGCACCGGTTCGACGGTCGAGTCCGCGGACGGCATCGACCTGCTCTCCGTCTACGGCGTGGACGCGGTCGTCGTCGACGCCGAGGTCGCCGACCCCGAGACACGCGAGGCCGTCGACACACTCGTCTCGCCGGAGATCGAGTCGATCGAGGGCGACCTCTCGACGGGCGCGCTGGTCGCCTCGCTGGCGTCCGCGATCAACGACGAGGTCCGCGCGGACCTGCGGCACCTCCCGGCCGTGAGCTACTGGGCCGAGACCCCCGACCGCTACGTCGACCTCGCCCGCGACGCGGGCTACGACGTCGAGCGCGTCGCGGAGCTCCGCGAGGCCGTCGCGCTGGAGGCGTACTACCAGTCGTACCAGGACAAGCGCGAGCTCGTCGCCGACCTCCTCTTCGAGGACGGCGGCAACCTCGCCGCGCACGTCTCCGAGCAGTTCCGCGAGAAGCTGGAGACCGAAGTCGAGACCGCGACCGCCAACGTCGTCACCGAGGCGGTCGACGGCGTCGAGTTCGACGTGCTCGACACCGACGGCTACACCCACCGCTACGACTTCCCGCCGACGCCGCTCCTGCTCGACGACCTCCACCGTCGGCGTGCGAACGGCGAGGCGCACGCGACCGTCGGCATCGGCACCGACGAGCTGTACGTCCGGACGAGCGAGGCGGTCTCCGTCCGCGACGTGGCCGAGCGCGCGGCCGAGCTCGCGCCCGGCGCCGACGTCACCACGGCCGGGCTCCGCGAGGGCAAGATCGAGTTCCTCTCGGGCGAGCGCGACGCCGTGGAGGACGCCGTCGTCGCCGCCGTCGCAGAGGAGTTCTAA